The proteins below are encoded in one region of Campylobacter helveticus:
- a CDS encoding AAA domain-containing protein, giving the protein MSKILGKYKILKDLGRDSLGNECFKVSAGLKEWGEFVLTKVARTESNEHFSFTAQSLSTLSHKNLLHFKVEEDTEYFYFLRHLREDIDEFSYRAFCDEISSDDCNESGDFADELANSERKDDEEGEGYGGSSLDYVRLFECALQILDALKYIHTKGFYHGNLNPSNILLDGNNRMFLLDFGRSYFYAPLVGSTDSKALKAGLESSARFYAPEQLGFLGALDSGAADSRAGKESDIFSFGLCMLKLLLDAWEYDDLDSYTKPQDLDSIFESILSKYELDSVEKELLSLVKQCCAFLPEKRSKLHDLERELRHLYDSVVPKNVYELRCQNDKTLAVYADKNDLDSSDMESIKKHIQERIRGHRAYARQFEEKNKKSREPESKLEFAINDLVFICSAVKNSDSYLWVLDVRENESTRIEKIISEGVELVHWFSFTVKGWHNRHSQASNIGKLKRELDQRFKQAEFERERKEIDKIAIVSEEELLKAEKRDIDEKKQTKLFQYIGVKTGADELTFKDSSSAKSSDETADKEAQDSTQDLSKESKQEQTQDQAKAFKPKEDVIIQESSQKDNLHAENIKGVVKHYNPATKELTIKLKEKYGTLGRKEGEANALDKKKTYAISYDYQVREILWSKRNKALEDLQEGRTQIPNLLRKINAPIELKENKLRDIESYFNKSLDENQQEAVRKALSLKSDCEILLIQGPPGTGKTTTITEIVKQYQKLHKHYKILITSQSNQAVDNVLEKIATSEKNPKGDDKLFRIGNEENITSEIAKSYTPQKVIDKILKENLERIKNNPIKDSNPNIQEELKSLQEDFKKRLQTLSSVIEEKSQSKKGDKKSKEQEVYELFTKDIRLFFGTLLGISSWKSFRDVEFDVAIVDEAGRATPSELLVPCIKARRIILVGDHRQLAPVVDDDVVMQLGKGSKHGKKKHPSAEFNATKKDVTTSLFERLFGRIEGAIEQGNAYQYDYLYNFKHMLTYNYRAHKSICDLYSKAFYEGKLQTKEEISAQKMHNVKVFKANAVWLDTSKRSDKEDTQKGTGKINHCNASVILNTLKVLKEKILESQSISDIGIITPYKAQAALLNSRLKNLIDEYKIQISALT; this is encoded by the coding sequence ATGAGCAAGATTCTAGGAAAATATAAGATTTTAAAAGATTTGGGGCGTGATAGTCTGGGGAATGAGTGCTTCAAGGTGAGTGCGGGGCTTAAAGAATGGGGCGAGTTTGTCTTAACAAAAGTGGCGCGCACAGAATCTAATGAGCATTTTTCTTTCACGGCGCAGAGTCTTAGCACTCTCTCGCATAAAAATCTGCTGCATTTCAAGGTCGAAGAAGACACAGAGTATTTTTATTTCTTGCGGCATTTGCGCGAGGATATAGATGAATTTTCTTATCGCGCATTTTGCGATGAGATTTCTAGCGATGATTGTAATGAGAGTGGGGATTTTGCAGATGAGCTAGCAAATAGTGAGCGCAAAGATGATGAAGAGGGCGAGGGGTATGGGGGAAGCTCACTTGATTATGTCAGGCTGTTTGAATGTGCGTTGCAGATTCTTGATGCGCTTAAATATATCCATACAAAAGGCTTTTACCACGGCAATCTCAATCCTAGCAATATTTTGCTAGATGGCAACAACCGCATGTTTTTGCTGGATTTTGGGAGGAGCTATTTTTATGCCCCGCTTGTTGGTAGCACAGATTCTAAAGCATTAAAAGCAGGGCTAGAATCTAGCGCACGATTTTATGCGCCAGAGCAGCTAGGGTTTTTAGGCGCGCTAGACTCTGGGGCGGCTGATTCTCGCGCGGGCAAAGAGAGTGATATTTTTTCCTTTGGGCTGTGTATGCTAAAGCTTTTGCTTGATGCCTGGGAGTATGATGATTTGGATTCTTATACGAAACCGCAGGATTTGGATTCTATCTTTGAATCTATTTTGAGTAAATATGAGCTTGATAGTGTAGAAAAGGAATTGCTTTCACTTGTGAAACAATGCTGCGCTTTTTTACCAGAAAAGAGAAGCAAACTGCACGATTTAGAGAGGGAATTACGACATTTATATGATAGTGTCGTGCCAAAAAATGTCTATGAACTGCGCTGTCAAAATGATAAAACACTTGCAGTGTATGCGGATAAAAATGATCTAGATTCTAGCGATATGGAATCAATAAAGAAGCATATACAAGAGCGCATTCGTGGGCATAGGGCATATGCGCGCCAGTTTGAAGAGAAAAATAAAAAGAGTAGAGAGCCAGAATCCAAACTAGAATTTGCTATCAATGATTTGGTATTCATCTGTTCTGCTGTGAAAAATAGCGATAGCTATCTCTGGGTGTTGGATGTGCGAGAGAATGAGAGCACAAGGATAGAAAAGATTATAAGCGAAGGCGTGGAGCTGGTGCATTGGTTTAGCTTCACTGTGAAGGGGTGGCACAATAGGCATAGTCAAGCTTCAAATATAGGCAAACTGAAACGAGAACTAGACCAGCGATTTAAACAAGCAGAGTTTGAGCGAGAGAGAAAAGAGATCGATAAAATCGCTATTGTGAGCGAAGAAGAGCTATTGAAGGCTGAGAAAAGAGATATAGATGAGAAAAAGCAGACAAAGCTTTTTCAATATATTGGTGTAAAAACGGGGGCTGATGAGCTTACTTTCAAGGATTCTAGTAGTGCCAAATCTAGCGATGAAACTGCGGATAAAGAAGCGCAAGACAGCACACAAGATTTATCTAAAGAATCTAAGCAGGAGCAAACACAAGATCAAGCAAAAGCCTTTAAACCAAAAGAAGATGTGATAATCCAAGAATCCAGCCAAAAAGACAATCTGCATGCTGAAAACATTAAGGGCGTGGTGAAACACTACAATCCAGCGACAAAAGAACTTACTATAAAACTTAAAGAAAAATATGGCACGCTAGGAAGGAAAGAGGGTGAAGCCAATGCGCTTGATAAGAAAAAAACTTATGCTATCTCGTATGACTATCAAGTGCGCGAGATTCTATGGAGTAAGAGAAATAAGGCTTTAGAGGATTTGCAAGAAGGCAGGACGCAGATCCCAAATCTTTTACGCAAAATCAATGCGCCAATAGAGCTCAAAGAAAATAAGCTACGCGATATAGAATCTTACTTTAATAAGAGCTTAGATGAAAACCAGCAAGAAGCGGTAAGAAAGGCTCTAAGCCTAAAATCTGACTGTGAGATTTTGCTCATACAAGGACCTCCGGGCACAGGCAAAACCACCACGATAACAGAGATAGTAAAGCAGTATCAAAAGCTCCATAAACACTATAAGATTCTCATCACTTCCCAAAGCAATCAAGCCGTGGATAATGTGCTAGAGAAAATTGCCACGAGTGAAAAGAATCCAAAAGGAGATGATAAGCTATTTCGCATAGGAAATGAAGAAAACATCACAAGCGAAATCGCAAAATCTTACACGCCCCAAAAAGTGATCGATAAGATTCTAAAAGAAAATCTAGAACGCATAAAAAATAATCCCATAAAAGATTCTAATCCAAACATACAAGAAGAGCTAAAATCTTTGCAGGAGGATTTTAAAAAAAGACTGCAAACCTTAAGTAGTGTGATTGAAGAAAAAAGTCAAAGCAAGAAAGGTGATAAAAAATCAAAAGAGCAGGAAGTCTATGAGCTTTTTACTAAAGATATTCGCCTTTTCTTTGGCACATTGCTTGGGATCTCTTCGTGGAAAAGTTTCCGTGATGTGGAGTTTGATGTGGCTATTGTCGATGAGGCTGGAAGGGCGACACCAAGCGAGCTTTTAGTGCCTTGCATTAAAGCTAGGCGCATTATTTTAGTAGGCGATCATAGGCAGCTAGCCCCTGTGGTAGATGATGATGTGGTAATGCAGCTCGGTAAAGGTTCTAAACATGGAAAGAAAAAACACCCAAGTGCTGAATTTAACGCCACGAAAAAAGATGTAACAACTTCGCTTTTTGAGCGGCTTTTTGGGCGGATAGAGGGGGCGATAGAGCAGGGCAATGCGTATCAATATGACTATCTTTATAATTTCAAACACATGCTCACCTATAACTACCGTGCGCATAAAAGCATCTGTGATTTGTATAGTAAGGCCTTTTATGAAGGGAAATTGCAAACAAAAGAGGAAATTAGTGCGCAAAAGATGCACAATGTGAAAGTATTTAAGGCAAATGCTGTGTGGCTTGATACGAGCAAAAGAAGTGATAAAGAAGACACACAAAAAGGCACGGGGAAAATCAATCATTGCAATGCAAGTGTAATTTTGAACACGCTAAAAGTGCTAAAAGAGAAAATCCTAGAATCTCAAAGTATAAGCGATATAGGGATCATCACACCCTACAAAGCCCAAGCCGCGCTCCTAAATAGCAGACTAAAAAATCTCATAGACGAATACAAAATTCAAATATCCGCATTGACATAG
- the hypF gene encoding carbamoyltransferase HypF, with product MCHFTYKIEIKGLVQGVGMRPFIYGLALKFGLVGEVCNDGFGVLIKLNVTKEKLEAFLANLKENLPPLARIDTLKISSQKFENFTQFRIVNSKQSPKTSPILSDFSFCLECKKEFYDETNPRYLYPFITCTHCGPRFSIIKNLPYDRKNTSMNTFAMCESCKSEYENPNNRRFHAQPISCPSCAIPVFLKDEKGEILASFSEAFKLCARFLKEGKIVAVKGLGGFHLMCDAFNEKALIKLRERKNRPLKPFALMCKDLKNAKKIAYIDENETNLLTSKVAPIVLLRAKKDFPLIAPNVDKIGIFLAYTPLHLLLFEYFDGALVATSANLSGENIIYEAKNLLEKLGGIFDYYLDYERDIVNSSDDSIAQVIDGKTMYLRTSRALNPRYLSVEFSKRKKPLLALGAELKNEFVIFYENKLLISPYIGDLKSLDVRGRFEKLLDFFTRLYDLKFEEILCDKHPHFDYAKDFKKLIYYPISHHYAHFCAAYFEAGFKDEVLGFIFDGTGYGDDGRIWGGEILRGNLEKYERIGHFEYFKLINSDIKNIQNLALSLIWHYDLKEEAQEFLRTIPSVKLRNLEKIYENSTLYTSSLGRIIDAFGSIVFGIERCSYEAQVGLMCEKFYNANLDFSYELKFKDGQIDFKEVILGALRDDAVKATTGFFNALANFMLEFSRGEKVLVSGGVFQNKTLLKILHKKGLDFFVPLEFPCNDSSIALGQMIHFLKCAKG from the coding sequence ATGTGCCACTTTACATATAAAATTGAAATTAAGGGTTTAGTTCAAGGCGTAGGAATGCGCCCTTTCATTTATGGGCTTGCTTTGAAATTTGGACTTGTTGGAGAGGTCTGTAATGACGGCTTTGGTGTGTTAATAAAGCTTAATGTTACCAAAGAAAAACTTGAGGCATTTTTAGCGAATTTAAAGGAAAATTTACCCCCACTCGCAAGGATAGATACGCTCAAAATCAGCTCTCAAAAATTTGAAAATTTTACTCAATTTCGTATCGTAAATTCTAAACAAAGTCCCAAAACTTCGCCGATTTTAAGCGATTTTAGCTTTTGCTTGGAGTGTAAAAAAGAATTTTATGATGAAACAAATCCTCGCTATCTTTATCCTTTCATCACTTGCACACATTGTGGTCCTAGGTTTTCTATTATAAAAAATTTACCTTATGATAGAAAAAATACTTCGATGAATACTTTTGCAATGTGTGAAAGTTGTAAAAGCGAATATGAAAATCCAAATAATCGCCGTTTTCACGCTCAGCCTATTAGCTGTCCTAGCTGTGCGATTCCTGTTTTTTTAAAAGATGAAAAGGGCGAGATTTTAGCCTCATTTAGCGAGGCTTTTAAGCTTTGTGCTAGGTTTTTAAAAGAGGGTAAAATCGTGGCGGTTAAAGGTTTGGGGGGATTTCACTTGATGTGCGATGCCTTTAATGAAAAAGCTTTGATAAAGTTAAGAGAGCGTAAAAACCGCCCATTAAAGCCCTTTGCCTTAATGTGTAAAGATTTAAAAAACGCAAAAAAAATAGCTTATATTGATGAAAATGAGACAAATTTGCTTACTAGTAAAGTTGCTCCCATAGTGCTTTTAAGGGCAAAAAAAGATTTTCCACTCATCGCACCAAATGTTGATAAAATAGGAATTTTCTTAGCCTATACTCCGCTTCATCTTTTACTTTTTGAGTATTTTGATGGCGCTTTGGTGGCCACAAGTGCAAATTTGAGCGGAGAAAACATTATTTATGAGGCAAAAAATTTGTTAGAAAAACTTGGGGGTATTTTTGATTATTATTTAGATTATGAAAGAGACATTGTAAATTCTAGTGATGATAGCATCGCACAAGTTATAGATGGTAAAACTATGTATCTTCGCACTTCAAGAGCATTAAATCCGCGTTATTTAAGCGTGGAATTTAGCAAGAGAAAAAAGCCCTTGCTCGCACTTGGTGCAGAGCTTAAAAATGAATTTGTCATTTTTTATGAAAATAAGCTTTTAATCAGTCCTTATATAGGGGATTTGAAAAGTCTTGATGTAAGAGGGCGCTTTGAGAAGCTTTTGGATTTTTTCACAAGACTTTATGATTTGAAATTTGAAGAAATCTTGTGCGATAAACATCCACATTTTGACTATGCTAAGGACTTTAAAAAATTAATCTATTATCCAATATCACACCACTATGCGCATTTTTGTGCGGCTTATTTTGAAGCTGGTTTTAAAGATGAAGTTTTGGGATTTATCTTTGATGGCACGGGTTATGGTGATGATGGACGAATTTGGGGGGGCGAAATTTTAAGAGGAAACTTAGAAAAATATGAGAGAATAGGGCATTTTGAATATTTTAAATTGATAAATAGCGACATTAAAAATATCCAAAATTTAGCTTTAAGTTTGATTTGGCATTATGATTTAAAAGAGGAGGCACAGGAATTTTTAAGGACAATCCCAAGTGTAAAATTAAGAAATTTGGAAAAAATTTATGAAAATTCCACGCTTTATACTAGCTCTTTAGGACGCATTATTGATGCGTTTGGGAGTATTGTTTTTGGGATTGAGCGTTGTTCTTATGAAGCGCAAGTTGGATTAATGTGTGAGAAATTTTATAATGCAAATTTAGATTTTTCTTATGAGCTTAAATTTAAAGACGGACAAATTGATTTTAAGGAAGTGATTTTAGGCGCTTTGCGAGATGATGCTGTCAAAGCAACGACAGGATTTTTCAATGCTTTGGCAAATTTTATGCTTGAATTTAGTCGAGGTGAAAAGGTGCTTGTGAGCGGAGGAGTTTTTCAAAATAAAACTTTGCTCAAAATTTTGCATAAAAAGGGGCTTGATTTTTTCGTCCCATTAGAATTTCCTTGTAATGATAGCTCCATCGCACTTGGACAAATGATACATTTTTTAAAATGTGCTAAGGGTTAA
- a CDS encoding thiazole synthase encodes MSDNLKIGKFEFGSRFILGSGKYSLELINSAIKEAGAQIITLALRRVNANGLENILDFIPKGVTLLPNTSGARNAEEALRIARLARELCGADLIKIEVIKDSKYLLPDNYESIKAVELLAKDGFTPLPYMSADLYVARAMQDAGAAAIMPLAAPIGTNKGLCAKEFIQILLNEISLPIIVDAGLGTPAQACEAMQMGVAAVMLNTALAEAKNVPLMARAFALAVEAGRTGYLAGLAKESEARASSPLTGFLRD; translated from the coding sequence ATGAGTGATAATTTGAAAATAGGAAAATTTGAGTTTGGCAGTCGTTTTATTTTGGGTTCTGGGAAATATTCTTTAGAATTAATTAATTCTGCAATTAAGGAAGCTGGGGCGCAAATTATTACCCTTGCTTTACGCAGGGTTAATGCAAATGGTTTGGAAAATATTTTAGATTTTATCCCAAAAGGCGTTACACTTTTGCCAAATACTTCTGGGGCTAGAAATGCAGAAGAGGCTTTACGCATAGCAAGACTTGCTAGAGAGCTTTGTGGGGCGGATCTTATTAAAATCGAAGTGATTAAGGATAGTAAATATTTGTTGCCTGATAATTATGAAAGCATTAAAGCTGTTGAGCTTTTGGCAAAAGACGGCTTTACGCCTTTACCTTATATGAGTGCGGATTTGTATGTGGCTAGGGCTATGCAAGATGCAGGTGCGGCGGCGATTATGCCCTTAGCTGCTCCCATAGGGACAAATAAGGGTCTATGTGCGAAAGAATTTATACAAATTTTACTCAATGAAATTTCTTTGCCTATTATAGTTGATGCGGGGCTTGGCACACCTGCTCAAGCTTGTGAAGCGATGCAAATGGGTGTGGCGGCTGTGATGTTAAACACCGCTTTAGCAGAAGCAAAAAATGTCCCCCTTATGGCTAGGGCTTTTGCTTTGGCTGTGGAGGCTGGTAGGACAGGGTATTTGGCTGGTTTAGCTAAGGAAAGCGAGGCTAGGGCAAGTTCGCCACTCACGGGCTTTTTAAGAGATTGA
- the pheS gene encoding phenylalanine--tRNA ligase subunit alpha — MQKFIDEIQNAKTLNELENLRIAVLGKKGSLTAEFAKLKDLEGEEKKEFAAKINQLKENFNKAFNEKLQVLQNLELDAKMQKEALNFSYFDENAKKGALHPVLSTMDKIIEYFVALNFSVEKGPLIEDDFHNFEALNLPKSHPARDMQDTFYFNDERLLRTHTSPVQIRTMLSQKPPIRMIAPGAVFRRDFDLTHTPMFHQIEGLVVEAGQKVSFANLKSVLEDFLRYMFGEVKVRFRPSFFPFTEPSAEVDISCVFCKGCGCRVCKNTTWLEVMGCGVVDPNVFQFVDYKNVSGYAFGLGVERFAMLLHQIPDLRSLYEGDLRLLEQFR; from the coding sequence TTGCAAAAGTTCATCGATGAAATACAAAATGCCAAAACGCTAAACGAATTAGAAAATCTTAGAATCGCGGTGCTTGGAAAAAAGGGAAGTTTAACGGCTGAATTTGCTAAGCTAAAAGATTTAGAGGGCGAAGAAAAAAAGGAATTTGCCGCAAAAATTAACCAATTAAAAGAAAACTTCAATAAAGCTTTTAATGAAAAATTGCAAGTTTTACAAAATCTTGAACTTGATGCAAAAATGCAAAAAGAGGCATTAAATTTTAGCTATTTTGATGAAAATGCCAAGAAGGGGGCTTTACACCCTGTTTTAAGCACTATGGATAAGATTATAGAATATTTTGTAGCACTTAATTTTAGCGTTGAAAAAGGTCCCTTAATTGAAGATGATTTTCATAATTTTGAAGCCCTAAATTTACCCAAATCACACCCAGCAAGGGATATGCAGGATACTTTTTATTTTAACGATGAGAGGCTTTTACGCACACACACTTCTCCCGTGCAAATTCGAACAATGCTTTCCCAAAAGCCACCCATTAGAATGATAGCACCCGGTGCCGTTTTTAGGCGCGATTTTGATTTAACGCATACGCCAATGTTTCATCAAATCGAAGGTTTAGTTGTAGAGGCGGGACAAAAAGTAAGTTTTGCAAATTTAAAAAGCGTTTTGGAAGATTTTTTGCGTTATATGTTTGGCGAAGTTAAGGTGCGTTTTCGTCCTAGTTTTTTCCCTTTCACTGAACCTTCTGCTGAGGTGGATATTTCTTGCGTTTTTTGTAAGGGTTGTGGATGTAGGGTTTGCAAAAACACGACTTGGCTCGAGGTAATGGGGTGTGGCGTGGTTGACCCAAATGTTTTTCAATTCGTTGATTATAAAAATGTTAGCGGTTATGCTTTTGGGCTTGGAGTGGAAAGGTTTGCTATGCTTTTACATCAAATTCCTGATTTGCGTTCTTTATATGAGGGCGATTTAAGATTACTGGAGCAATTTAGATGA
- the pheT gene encoding phenylalanine--tRNA ligase subunit beta: MIVTRTWLSEWIDISHKSLELLVKTLNSIGLEVDKAYSLKAPNNVVVGLVIEKSKHENAEKLSVCKVDIGTEVLQIVCGAANVAQNQYVAVALEGAKMPNGLEIKKAKLRGVESCGMLCSSVELGFAKTNEGILILDESIGELELGRALNSYEIFNDELIEVELTPNRGDCLSVYGIARDLAVALELDLNEKKKFEENENALGIGRILRLGVTRDLNSLLMYRAFELKEELHNKLLINLRLAQAELLSQNSIENLLNYATHSTGVLFNAYDFDKLEKSNDELNFTLSKETQGESKISCQEEFLSISGIYQNKKIKCDENTKLIILEAHYTEPSIIAQSKNKYKEIDEKTFYRSFRGSEPKLNVGMDFLLQQIAKIPSVMIYSSSQQVLDYKKEQIIAVSIETINNTIGQSIDKDEILKILKKLGFELLLTNDGLINVKVPLHRSDIKNIFDICEEIVRIIGIDNIASKGLEFVEKNHLNETYKDYKKLLDLRQSAVNNGYFESLHYVLDNEKELEVFGFGKLNLKLINPITEELNTLRSTLLNQLLNAASLNAKNSQKIIKLFQSGAVFNTKNEELHHLAFIHSGFKEEAKISNKAKPTLVNFYDFLLDMRNILGAFELKNSNFSFLSPYEQAYIYKNNQIIGFLGRVHLNLEEQKDLPKTYVCELNLALLKNEIKTAKPYSKFPKVSRDLSILVPKNFSYETIKETIKKLNLDLLENFRLIDIYSDENLKDSYSLTLNFNFKSLEKTLEDKEVNACLDTILKALQELGLKLR; the protein is encoded by the coding sequence ATGATAGTTACAAGAACTTGGTTAAGCGAATGGATAGACATTAGTCATAAAAGCCTAGAACTTTTAGTTAAAACACTAAATTCCATAGGCTTAGAGGTGGATAAAGCATATAGCCTTAAAGCCCCAAATAATGTGGTTGTCGGCTTAGTTATAGAAAAAAGCAAACACGAAAATGCTGAAAAATTGAGTGTTTGTAAGGTTGATATAGGCACGGAAGTTTTACAAATCGTTTGTGGTGCAGCAAATGTCGCACAAAATCAATATGTCGCCGTAGCTTTAGAGGGCGCTAAAATGCCTAATGGCTTAGAAATAAAAAAAGCAAAATTAAGAGGCGTAGAATCTTGCGGTATGCTTTGCTCTAGTGTTGAGCTTGGTTTTGCTAAGACAAACGAGGGGATTTTAATCCTAGATGAAAGTATAGGCGAACTTGAGCTAGGCAGAGCGCTAAATAGCTATGAAATTTTTAATGATGAGTTGATTGAGGTTGAGCTAACTCCAAATAGAGGAGATTGTCTTAGCGTGTATGGGATAGCTAGGGATTTAGCCGTAGCTCTTGAGCTTGACTTAAATGAAAAAAAGAAATTTGAAGAAAACGAAAATGCACTAGGCATAGGACGCATTTTAAGACTTGGTGTAACTAGAGATCTTAATAGCCTCCTTATGTATAGAGCTTTCGAGCTTAAGGAGGAATTACATAATAAACTCTTAATCAATCTAAGGTTAGCACAAGCTGAACTTTTAAGTCAAAATTCCATAGAAAATTTACTAAATTACGCCACACACTCAACGGGCGTTTTGTTTAATGCTTATGATTTTGATAAGCTTGAAAAAAGCAATGATGAGCTAAATTTTACCCTCAGCAAAGAGACACAAGGCGAAAGCAAAATTAGTTGTCAGGAAGAATTTTTAAGCATTAGTGGAATTTATCAAAATAAAAAAATAAAATGCGATGAAAATACAAAACTGATTATTTTAGAGGCGCATTACACTGAGCCTAGCATCATCGCACAAAGTAAAAATAAATATAAAGAAATCGATGAAAAAACATTTTATAGAAGTTTTAGAGGTAGCGAACCTAAGCTAAATGTAGGAATGGACTTTTTACTACAACAAATTGCAAAAATTCCAAGTGTTATGATTTATAGCTCTTCCCAACAAGTTCTAGATTATAAAAAAGAGCAAATTATAGCTGTTAGCATAGAAACCATTAATAACACCATAGGACAAAGTATCGACAAAGATGAAATTTTAAAAATTCTTAAAAAACTAGGTTTTGAACTTCTGCTCACAAACGATGGACTAATCAATGTTAAAGTTCCATTACACCGCAGTGATATTAAAAATATCTTTGATATTTGCGAAGAAATTGTGCGTATCATAGGTATAGATAATATCGCCTCAAAAGGTTTGGAATTTGTAGAAAAAAATCATCTTAACGAAACTTATAAGGATTACAAAAAGCTTCTGGATTTACGCCAAAGCGCAGTAAATAATGGCTATTTCGAAAGCCTACACTATGTTTTGGATAATGAAAAAGAGCTTGAGGTTTTTGGTTTTGGGAAATTAAATTTAAAACTAATCAATCCCATAACAGAAGAATTAAACACTCTACGCTCCACACTTTTAAACCAGCTTTTAAACGCCGCAAGTCTTAATGCGAAAAATTCACAAAAAATCATCAAGCTCTTTCAAAGTGGGGCGGTTTTTAATACCAAAAATGAAGAGCTTCATCATCTAGCCTTTATCCATAGTGGCTTTAAGGAAGAGGCTAAAATTTCCAATAAAGCCAAGCCTACTTTAGTAAATTTTTATGATTTTCTTTTGGATATGAGAAATATTTTAGGTGCATTTGAGCTTAAAAATTCAAATTTTAGCTTTTTAAGCCCGTATGAGCAAGCTTATATTTATAAAAATAATCAAATCATAGGCTTTCTAGGAAGAGTGCATTTAAACTTAGAGGAGCAAAAAGATTTACCTAAGACTTATGTTTGTGAGCTTAATTTGGCACTTTTAAAAAATGAGATAAAAACCGCGAAGCCTTATTCTAAATTCCCAAAAGTTAGTAGGGATTTAAGCATACTTGTGCCTAAAAATTTCTCTTATGAAACCATAAAAGAAACTATAAAAAAACTTAATCTTGACCTTTTAGAAAATTTTAGACTCATTGATATTTACAGCGATGAAAATTTAAAAGACTCATATAGCTTAACCTTAAATTTTAATTTTAAATCTCTTGAAAAAACCTTAGAGGATAAAGAAGTCAATGCGTGTTTAGATACCATTTTAAAAGCACTCCAAGAACTAGGACTGAAACTAAGATGA
- the aroA gene encoding 3-phosphoshikimate 1-carboxyvinyltransferase — protein sequence MKIKALNKGFKAELEDIATDKSISHRFAIFALLSDKTSRAKNYLLAEDTLNTLKIIENLGAKVERNGSEVCISPSAKINEPPCILECGNSGTAMRLMIGFLAGIEGFFVLSGDKYLNKRPMKRICEPLKKIGAKIMGREEANFAPLCIEGQKLKSFNYTSEISSAQVKTAMILAGFRADKVSFFKESFLSRNHSENMLTFMEAPLKIQGTSLEISPLQKPLKPLNITIPNDPSSVFYFILAALILPNSQICIKNVLLNPTRIEAYKILEKMGANISYHFDEENFEKIGTIYASSSKLQAVEISENISWLIDEAPALAIAFALANGTSLLKNAKELRVKESDRIKAMVTNLQKCGIKAEELEDGFKITGGTPKSAYIESFGDHRIAMSFAILGLVCSMEIDDYSCIATSFPNFTTILENLGVQIDY from the coding sequence ATGAAAATAAAAGCTCTTAACAAAGGCTTTAAAGCGGAGTTAGAGGACATCGCCACAGATAAGAGCATTAGCCACAGATTTGCCATTTTTGCACTTTTAAGCGATAAAACTAGTAGGGCGAAAAATTATCTTTTAGCAGAAGATACGCTAAATACACTCAAAATCATTGAAAATTTAGGCGCTAAAGTCGAAAGAAATGGCAGTGAAGTTTGCATTAGTCCTAGTGCTAAAATCAATGAACCTCCTTGCATTTTAGAATGTGGAAATTCTGGCACAGCTATGCGTTTAATGATAGGTTTTTTAGCTGGGATTGAGGGATTTTTCGTTTTAAGTGGAGATAAGTATCTAAACAAAAGACCTATGAAACGCATTTGTGAGCCTTTAAAAAAAATAGGAGCTAAAATTATGGGAAGAGAGGAGGCAAATTTTGCTCCGCTTTGCATTGAAGGACAGAAGCTCAAAAGTTTTAATTATACTAGCGAAATTTCCTCAGCTCAAGTTAAAACAGCGATGATTTTAGCGGGCTTTAGAGCTGATAAGGTAAGTTTTTTTAAAGAAAGCTTTTTAAGTCGCAATCACAGCGAAAATATGCTGACTTTTATGGAAGCACCACTAAAAATTCAAGGGACAAGCCTTGAAATTTCTCCTCTTCAAAAGCCTTTAAAGCCACTTAATATCACCATACCAAACGATCCTTCTTCGGTATTTTATTTTATTCTTGCCGCACTTATCTTGCCTAATTCGCAAATTTGTATCAAAAATGTGCTTTTAAACCCTACAAGAATCGAGGCTTATAAGATTTTGGAAAAAATGGGAGCAAACATTTCTTACCATTTTGACGAAGAAAATTTTGAAAAAATAGGGACAATTTACGCCTCAAGTAGCAAATTACAAGCAGTAGAAATAAGTGAAAACATCTCTTGGCTTATCGATGAAGCTCCAGCTCTTGCCATAGCTTTTGCTCTTGCAAATGGCACAAGTTTATTAAAAAATGCCAAAGAACTTCGCGTTAAAGAAAGCGATAGAATCAAAGCTATGGTTACAAATTTACAAAAGTGCGGCATCAAAGCAGAAGAGCTAGAAGATGGTTTTAAAATCACAGGTGGCACACCAAAATCTGCTTACATAGAAAGCTTTGGCGATCACCGTATTGCTATGAGTTTTGCGATTTTGGGTTTAGTTTGCTCTATGGAGATAGATGATTATTCTTGCATTGCCACTTCTTTTCCTAATTTTACAACCATACTCGAAAATTTGGGGGTGCAAATTGATTATTGA